The genomic region GATCACCCCACAGGGTGTGAACCTTGGTCCCGTCTGGCTTCTCCTGCGGTGTTGACGGTGACACCATCTGCCCGACGAACACCGCCCGCCGTACCTCACTTGGGATCGACAGGTCGTCATCCGCAAGGACGTCGTCGACCCCGGACAACACAGATGTCGGTACGCCGGCGACGAGGTGAAAGAGGGCGATGAGGCTGTGCGTCTTCCCGCCGCCGAAGCTGGTCTGCAGCTCGACGATCGGGTCGCCGCCCCTGCCCGAGAGCCGCGAGGCAGCGATCCTGATCAGGTCGCGGAGCCCATCGGTGATGTAGGTGCGGGCGAAGAAGGCCGTCGGATCCTGATACTCCTCGTCAGCCTTGCTGTGAAGCACTTGGTAGAGATCAGCAGCGAACTCGGCCTGTTCGAAACGGCCCTGCGCGACATCTGGATGGGGAGCGACGATCTCGCGCCACGGCGCCAAACCCGCGGCTGGCTCGCCTTTGGTTGCTTCTGCGGCCAGCTTGCGTTGCTCGCCTCGTGCCTCTTCGGAGAACACCTGTCGCTGCAGACCCTTGCGAAGATCCTGCACTTGCTCGACGTGTTCACTTGCGTGGAAGGCCTTCAGGAGGATCTCGCAGAAGTCGAGAATGCGGTAGGTCTCGTCAGAGCTGAACTTCTTGTTGTGCGCCCAGTCGTTCCGTGCGTCCCTCAGCAGGATGACGTAGCTGCGTTCAGATTTGGAAAACACTTGTTTGAAGAACTGATTCCAAGTGGCTTCCATCCCCTTCAGCAAGAAGGCGAGATCATCGGGATCGGGATTCCGGTCCGGCTGGTACAACGCGTCGTTTACCGACTGAGTCCACCCGTTGCCGTACATTGATTGCCAGGCCTTCTCCAGCCCAGGCCGGATCCCATCCCGGAGGAGGGTAAGGGCCTTTCCAACACGTTCGTGATTCGACATCGCCATAACTCAGATCATTCTCCCAATCTCTGCTGCACTGGGGTTTCAGATCGGCTGGCGAGTTTGACCAAATCGGGCCACGCCTGAACGAGGGTGTTATAGGCCACAGCCTCCTCGGCCCATCCACGCCGATCGGCTGCTTGATAGAGAAGGTAGGCAAGCTGCCTGGCACGCTCGCCGATCCCTGTACCGATCCAGCGCAGGAGATTTGCTGCGACCAGCTCCGACTCGTCGAGGGATGCGATGAGGTTTTGCGTGACCTCCCAAACGGTTAGACGAGTGTCGGCAGAAGGGTCCCAGTCTGCGACGAGATCATCCCGATCGACCAGGTACACCTTGCCGTCCTGCTGGACTGCGATACCGGCTTGAACTACGCCGCCTACCGATGTGTTCTTCGCTTTCGACAGCGTCTCTGCATCCCCGAAGAGTCCTGGTTTCATTCCGTTCTGCTCATACCACGTCAAGGCCCATCGCGTATCAGCGTCGAACTCGGTCTCCTCCTCGGAGAGCACCTCCTGAAGCACTTCGTTTATGAGCGTCAGAGCGTGGCGAACGGGCATATCGGTACCATCGGATTCGATGACTTTCGAAAATCGAGAGAAGACGGCCATTCCGGGTCCGATTGCCGATTGAGCCATGTCCACGGGTGCGATGGACTCTCGTTGGAGAAGTCGGATCGCCGGCGGCAGTTCCCGGCGGAGAGCGGCCAAGAATTCGCCGCGAGTCGCCAGCGGGGCCATCGGGTGTTGGGGGCGACAGGCTATGACAATCGAGGATGCGAGTGCTGCCTTCTTCATCGCTAGCGGACGATTGACCAGTTCCGTCCTCACGGGCCATGTCGACGTAATGGCGAGGCCCGCAGACCTCAAGCCTTGCAAGAAGGTCTCCCAGCCCGTCGACGCGGTTCCGCTTGCGTCCGTCTCGGCCTGCTTAAACGCGTAGAACACGACGGATGGGAAGTCGGGATTCTGGTGCGCGGCGACGGACGAGAACACCTCCTTCATCCCGGCCTCGAAGTGTGCCCTTGCCTCTGGATTGGAGCCATGGCGGTAGGGGTCTGCGATGAGTTCTTCGGCCTTGGGAGTGAGCACAGTGGATAGCTCGTCGGGCCAGACGTCGCGAAGGCTCGTTCTCAGCCATACGTAGAAGAAGTCGGAGAGATCGGAGTACCCAATGTTGTCGTAGTAAGGAGGATCAGTGACTACAACTGGGTTCGCAATCTCCGCGACCCTCGCCGTCGCATCTCGTTGGGCCACCGACGCGGCCCCGACCGCCGGCAGATGTTCGATCGCCTTCGCAACCCAATCCAGCATCGACCGCCAACTCCCAGTTGATCCCGAGAAAGGGTTCACCTCGGCGAAATCCCACGTCATAGGAATCGCTTGGCGAGCGAACGTGTTCCTGATCAGCTCCTTTGAATTGTGCCAGGTACATACCGTGGACCAATAGTCGGCACACTTGTCCAGAACGAAAGCAAGGTACGTCATCACGGCGTCCGCGTATGCCGTCCCTTGGTCACCGCCATCACGGAGTCGGCGGCCATCGATTGTCAAGCCAGCCGCTTGAGCGTCTCGTTCGATGACCATCCGAACTTCTTGAAGCTGGTCCGAGAATGTCGTAAGTGCGAGGAGTTGGCGGTCTGTGAACAGGTCCTTCCAATGGCCGAGCCCGTACCCCGGCGTCTTGAAATCGCGCGGGTTCCGGGGAAGCTCTGCTTCGAGGGCTGATGGAATGTGCACGGCGGGTAATGCGGGCGTCTCAATGCCGGCGACATACTCGCGACCGCGGGGACCCTGCGCTACGGCCGCCATCGCATGGCGACCGAAGCCCGTCGTTCGGCCTTGCTGACGTACGTAATCGAATCCGAATGGCGTTCCCGTTGCTACGCAGCGCCCGGCTGTGCTCCGGCCAATGGTTCCTTCCGGTGGTTCCCCTCCCTCGCGTATCGCGTATCGGATCTCCTGGCGGTGTCTGTCAATGATCGGCTCGATCCATATGGAGGGCTTTGACTTAGTCGCTGAACGAAGCGTCCAAGAGCGAACAAGGGGTACATCTCCGCTCCATGCTGGATCTGGAGATGCCACCGTTCGCGCCCAGATCCACGCAATCGCGGTGGCGTCCTCGCTTCCCTTGCTGGCTGGCAACCGCACCTTGGGATAGAGGCTTCCGATCCGCTCGAATGCTTGTTCTTGAATCCGAAGCCCGTAGTAGCGGACGTCTTCTGCCAATCCTTGGGCTCCGCGCCAGCTCTTCAGACCCGACCCCTGCCGGGCTTCGGGGTTCATCGGTGGCTTCCGGTCGAACCGAGGAGGGATCTCGATCATCGCCTTCGAGACCAACACGGCAACAGGGTTCAGATCGCCGCCGAACGCGGGCAGCCCAAGTCGCTGCGCCTCTAGCGGTATCGATCCGCCTCCACAGAAAGGGTCAAGAACAGTGGGTAACTCGCCGTCGCACGAGTCCAGTATCTCCTTCGTTGCCTCGTCGAGTATGTGCTGATTGTCCGAGTTCTCCCAACGCACGAGTTGCTCAAGGATCCGGAAGAGCCGTTGTCGCTCCGTCTCCTGCGCCTCAAGGGTCGGGAATAGCTCAACGTCTGCCGAAGGGTCGTTGACCAAGGACGCCCACAGAACAGCTCGCGCTGCAGCGAGCGGACGACGCGCCCACCAGAGGTGCAGAGTTGAGGGATGGCCGTGCCGGATGGATTTCTCCCTTGCAGCCTCCCGATTGATGGCGTCGAGCGGCAGCGCCACCTCGATCAACTTCTTCTTGTACGTCATCTCGGCTCCACGGCTTCTGAGAGCAGCTTGGGTAGTGAGAGATTGACCGACACCGCTGCGAATGGAAGCTCTGTGCCCTGAAATGGTCGCAACAGGTATCGCACTGTCGGATCCGCAGCTCGATCTTCTGGGACGGAGACAAGAGCGAGGATGAACCGGTCGGGGGTGTTTTGTGCTTGCCGAACCTGGCGGGCTTTCACTGTGACGGTGTCGGATCCTTCGATACGACCTTTGACCTCGATGAAGTAGAGGTCGCCGCTCTCGAGGTCGCGGCTTTCGATGTCGTAGCCTGGTTGGTGGTGGGGCATCTCCTGCGGTTCCCTTTGGAGAGCCCGCTCTGCTGAAAGCACGGCTGAGACTGCCCTTCGGTCGACCTCCTCGACATCCTTCGCGTAGGTGTGCGGGGGCTGGGTGCGTTCGCCGGCGAGCCGGTCGAGAAGACCTTGGGGGATAACGATGGCCCCGCCGACGACCGTCGGAGGTTGGTTGGAGAGATCGAGTTCTTGGTCGAGTTGGCGGTTTCTGCGTTCTAGACGCGCCTGCAGGTCGTCGGCGATGTTGCGAGCATGCCCGGACGTGAAGCCTCCCTTTGGCTTCTTACCTTGGAGTTCTTTGGCCTTGGCGTCGGCGGCTCGTGCGTCCCAATAGTTGATCTCGCTGGTGAGCCGGTCTACGACAGCGGCTCGTACCCGGGCGACGCGGTCTTCTGTAATGCGACGGACTTCCTGGATGTGGGGTCCGGCGAGGTTCTCGATGGCGTGGCTTCGGGCGGTCGTTGACAGCGCGGCTGTGATCCACTCACCTCTGAGAGTGTCGGACAGGATTGGGCGTTCTTCGTCTGCTGGCCGGTAGTCGAGGTAGGGGGCATAGCCGGCATCGCTCGGGTCGCTACTTTCAGGGATCTCGACGAACTGGTAGCGGCGAGACACTGTCCGCCTACCGCCATCTTCTCCGGGCCGTCCGTCTTTCACGGCATGTTCGAGGTAGACGAGTGCCCGGGGGGTTTCGGTCGGATCGTCGGGGTCGATGAACACCGTTCCGCGTTGGAGCAGTGCGCCATGCCGGTCTCCAATGGTGTCGATGACTGCCGTAAGGAGTGGGTGGCCGGGGCTGAGCAGTTCCGCCGGTGGCTTGCCGTCGACCTTGATGAGTTCCTTCTCGAAGGTGACGCGCTCGTAGACCGGCTGCAACGGGGATCCGACCTTCGCTTCCCGCTCGGTGGATCGGACTGCCGAAGGGACGCGGGTGATTTCAAACCGTCCACCTTCCCGTTCGGTGATACGACCGCCCAGGAGTCGGAAGGCGTCGAGGAAGAACGCTCGGATAAACCCGGGTTGGAGCTTGCGGGCCTTTGCCCGTTCCATCATGTCTCGGATCTCATCGACGCGGGCCTTGCCGAGGATGTCGACTGCCAGTGCGCGCTCAGCAACGACATCTTCTAGTCGCTTGCCGATGCCCTCGTCGATGATCCGCATTTGTCGAGCCCGAACTTCGGGATCATCGCCGTAGCGGATCGCCTCGATAAGGAGTTCACGCAGCGAGCGGTCGATGAATGAGTCACCCAGGACGTCGTAGACCTGGTCGCCCAGCGCTTTGCGCTGTTCTTCGATCTTGTCGAGGAGCCGCTCGAATACGGCACCTTCTCTGGTGTTGTGGGCGACCATGTTCCATAGGTGGCACACTTCTTGCTGTCCGATGCGGTGGATGCGACCGAAGCGTTGCTCGATGCGGTTTGGGTTCCACGGCAAGTCGTAGTTGACCATCAGGTTGGCCCGCTGCAGGTTAACGCCTTCACCGGCTGCATCCGTGGCTACGAGCACCTGGATGTCTGGGTTGGTGATGAAAGCATCCTGGGTGCGGCGTCGGTCTGCCCGTCGAAGGCCCCCGTGGATTACACAGATGACTTCTGGTTTGCCAAGGAGGCTCCGGATGCGACGCTCTAAGTAGTGGAGAGTGTCGCGGTGCTCGGTGAAGATGATGATCTTGCGTTTTGTGCCGTCGGGTGCGTTCATAGCGTCGGATTGGAGAATCGAGGACAGCTCCTCCCACTTCTTGTCGGTACCTGATGCTCGGACTGCGGCAGTGAGCTTCTCCAGTTTTGCCAGCTTGTCGATCTCGTCCCGGAGCTCGGGGACGGTCGCGGCTGCTGTGGCCTGGTCGATGGCCTCGTCTTCCAGTTGCTCGAGTTCGACGTCGTCGTAATCGTCAAAATCGAAGTCCTCGAGGTCAGTCTCTGAAAGGCCTTTCGGAATGGTGGCACTATCGCGAGCTGTTCCATCGAGGATCGCTTCCAGCTCGATGAGCCGCTTCTGGAGGCGCTCCTTGCGGCGCTGCACCGAGCGGTAGATCGCCTCCGGCGAGGAAGCGAGTCGCCGCTGAAGGGCGGTAAGAGCAAAGCCGACGACAAGGCCACGTCGTCGGTCGCCGCCCTCTTCGATCGCCTTGGCCTTGTCCATCTCCTCGCGGACGTAATGGGTGACTGCCTTGTAGAGGCTGTCCTCCAGCGGCGACAGGTCGTACTTGACGGTCCGGGCGATCCGTTCCGGGAACAATGGTCTGCCGTCGAAGGTGAGGAGGTTCTCCTTGACGTAGCGGCGCATCAGGTCGGATGCGTCGGGTGCACGCCCGTCGCGCAATCGGCCCGCAAAGCGGTCGGGGTCGAGAAGGGCGAGGAACTGTTGGAAGTCCTCTTCCTTGCCGTTGTGTGGCGTGGCGGTCAACAGCAGGAGGTTGCGGGTGATTCCCCGGAGTTGTTCGCCTACCTGGTAACGCTTGGTCTTCTCCAGCTTGGAACCGAAGTAGCGGGCGGCCATCTTGTGGGCCTCGTCCACTACGACCAGATCCCACTCGGAGGCACGGAGCTTGACCTGGAGGTCTTCGTTGCGTGCGATCTGATCGACTCGGGCGATCAGGAAGTTCCTTTCGATGAAAGGGTTGCCGGTCCTGGCGTTCTCCACCATGTCCCGAGACAGGATGTCGAACGGCAGTTGGAACCTCTGCCAAAGCTCGTCCTGCCACTGCTCCACCAGCGAACCGGGGGCGACCACAAGGACCCGTTCGGCGTCACCCCGGATCGCCAATTCCCGAATGTAGAGGCCTGACATGATTGTCTTGCCGGCCCCGGGGTCGTCGGCCAAAAGGAACCGGAGAGGTTGACGGGGGAGCATCTGCTCGTAGACAGCTTCGATCTGATGTGGCAGCGGGTCGATGTTGGCTGACTCGATCGCTACATACGGGTCGAACAGATGTGCCAGCTCGATTCGACGGGCCTCCGACGCCAGCTTGAACAGCTCGCCATCGGCGTCGAGCGTCCAATGGCGCTCTTCCGAGGCGATAGTCAGACGTGCCTCATCGGATCGGGAGAGGAGGCGATTATCTACAGCGCCGCCCGAGGTGCGGTAGACAACCTCGACCGTGTCCGTGCCATGCCAGGTGGTCGCCACGATGGCGACCGGCTTGCCAACGACGAGGCCCTCAACGATCGATTCCGGTTTGAGGTCCTCCAATGTTGCCAACGGCCCACTCCAATACCCTTGCGCTGTCTGGGCCAGACTACCGGATGGGTCTGACAGAGACGCTCGGTCACCAATCGGCGCCGACCTGATCCGATCGTCGAGATAGGGCTGAGCGGTCTAGATTCGCCGTGTGGGAACCCACCGAGAGTTGCGAACACACCTAGGTGGCTGCCGAAGAAGTGGCCTTCGGCGAGTGGTCGGGGAGGTTGGTTGTCGTGTCGGGGGTTGATGGTGACGTTGGCGTGTCGGGGGTGGGAGGGCGCGCTGGCGCGTCGGGGTGTTCAAGCATGTTGCAGTCTTCCCGGTTCGTCGAGCAGAGCGAAGAGCCGCTTCATGTTCAACAAGCCGGCGGTCACACGCTGTTGGAGGAGCACTTTGCGTGTTCCGCGGTAGCGGGCCTTGCCCATCCCGTGGCGTTTGCCTTCGGCGAGTTTGCGTTCGACCAGGGCCCGTCGTCGGAGCTTTCGGCGGGTTGACGGTCGGGCCTGTTCGGCTCGGGCGGCTTGGAGACGCGCCTCGTGGAAGTTCAGGGTGATGCTGCGGCCGTTCGAGTTCGTGGTGCAGCGTTGGCGCAGCGGACACGCGTCGCACAGGTCGGGCGCGAACTTCATGACCATGACCCTTCGGCCCTTGTGGTCGGTGCTCCAGCTGTGACGGGTCGTGGCGTGACCGGCGGGACAGGTCGCCGAGGGTGTGTCGGGGTCGACGACGAAGTCGGTCTTGACGAACTTGCCGGTGGACGCTGGCGGCTGGGTCTTTGCGGTGACTTTGACCCCGATCTCCTCTGCGGCGACCCGGGTGTCGCCGTCGCCGTAGGCGGTGTCACCGAGCATCTCACGCACCGGGACACCGGCTGCCTGTGCGGTGGCCACCATCGGAGCCGCCTCGGGCCCATCGGGGGCGTTGGCCCCGGTGACACCCACGGCCAACACCAGTTCGGTGTCGTGGTCGGTGAGGAGGTGAGCCTTGTAACCGTCGACCCGCTTGGAGGGGCTCTTTCGCCCGTGACGCATGTCGGGGTCGACGACCGACACGATCCGGTCGCGGGCCACACCCCGGCGGATACCCGGCCCACCGCCGTCGTCGGGGGCCTCCTCGATGTCTTGGTCGACGATACGCTCCAGCAGGTCGCGGGCTTCAGCGAGGTCGTCGACCCCGGCGGTGGCTGCCAGCACCGCCCGGGCCACCTCGACCAGCTCACCGAGGTGGGTCCGCCTGGCGTCAGCGTCGGCCCAGTCGATGCCGGCCTTGTTGACACACACACGGTCGATGGCCCGGCGCAGCCGCTTGGCCAGCCGGTCAGAAGCGGCGCTACCCAGCTTGGCGATGGCCTGACGCAACAGGCTGTAGGTGTCAGAGACCGCAGCCGCTCCCATCACCCCGGTCGAGTCGGCGATGGCGAGCACCCGCTTCGGGAAGAGCCCGGCCTCGACGGCGTGGACCAGAGTGGCTCTCAGCACCCGTTCGTCGGCGTCGTTGAGGAGCAACCGGCTGCGGAACACCGCCAGTGTGGTGTGGTGAAACGGCACCTGATCGGCCTCCACGCCGAGGGCGCGCTTCCAGTCGAGATCCTTGGCCGCCCGCCGCGCCGCCTCCCGGTCGCTCACGTCGTCGCGCACCTGCAGCAGCACTGTCTTCATCAACAGCGCAGGGGGGATCGAGGGGCGTCCCATACCCATCGAGTAACAATCGGCGAAGTCCTCGTCCCTGACGAGGCCGTCACCGTGGGCTGCCATGCGGGCATAGAACGACGAGTCGTCGCCCTCAAACAGCGGCGCCAAAAGCGACTCCACCCCCAGCAGGCTCCCTTGCCGATCAGTAGTTCCAAGCATCACAACCTCGCAGAGACACCATGGAACGAGTATCGACGAAAACGACCCCGATCGCGAGCACCCTCGGCCCCCACCCACCGACTTTTTCGGCAGCCACCTAGACCTCGCGATACGAATTGACGAGGCTATTCGTCGTTCGGCAACACCGGAGGTGCTGACGGTGCCCGCCGTGGATGTCGGAGGGTGGGCAGCTGTCCTCGCTCCTGGTCGAGCACGTCTCACCGAGAATCTCTGGCTTGCCCGCCGCACCTATTCGACGGTCCACTTCTTGATGCATCACACCGATACCGTCGACACCCCGGCTGGCGACTTCACGGAGGACGCAGGCGTTCTCATGAGAAGGTTGCTCGAACTCCTCGCCCAGACTTCATGGCTCACGGACTATGAACCCCCCGCTGACCTTGCCCTACCTGCAAACATCGGAGAACGAGCAGACCACGAGGCGCTGGCAAGGACGGCACCATGGCCCGACGAGGAAAGCCTCTCATTCGTCCTGGCCTACCTTGCGGCCGCTGTCGACTGGATCGACGTCCAGGCGCTGAGAGCGGATCGAGCTGAGCTTGCGCAACAACTCAAGACGGCTCGCGCCCTTGCGGGCGGCATCGCTGGTGAAAAGGCGTCGGAACGTCATGCAGCCGGAATCGCACTGATCGAGAACAGAGATGCGTTGATAGAAGCACGGCTCGATACGATCGGGGCGCCGAGAACGCCACGGTCGGACACGACCGGGATACTCACGAGACTCGGCGGCCCTTATGTAATGGCATGGCGGTATGAGTCAGACGCGGCGCACGCCATGGCGATGGGGCGCTTGCACCAGCGTGGCCTAGACGAGGAGCCAATGCTCGGCGCACCTTCGCCCCCGTGGCGACGGGAGATGGTCGTGTCGGTGGCCAACGCGACGATGCTCGAAATGGGATCCCGAGTCCTCGGTGCCTTAGAGGCAGATACCTCGGAACTTCAAGCAGCAACTGCCGACCACCGTGAGCTACTGGAAGCCCGAGCCTCCAGATAGTCGCGCCTGCAAGCCGCCAAACCATGCTCTCTGGTGGCTCGGCACACGTAGGTCTATCCGTGCAGGGTGGAGGTTTCCGTAGACCAGGACTCCGGTGCCGGTATCTGCGCGTCTCAGGTCGGCGGTGGGGGCGAGTGGTCGGTGTCGGGTGGATTCGGTGGTGCTGGTTTTGCCGTCGGGGCTGCGGCTGCGGGATTCCTCAGTGACCTGTTCATCGCCGATGAGGCGGCTGATGTAGTCGAGCGTGGGTGTGTCGGAGATGCCGGCGAGGACGACTTTGGCGCGGTGATTGTTGATGACCGTTTGGGCGAACGTGCCGTAGCGGGCCTGGATCTGGGCGAAGTCTTGCCAGATGGTGACGAGTTGGATGCCGACGCCGCGGGCGGTGGAGGCGATCTGAGCGAGGTCGGGGAGGGGGGCGATGTTTGCTGCTTCGTCGATGGCGAGCAGGAGTGGTTTCTGGAGGCGGTCGGTGGTGCGGTTGGCTCGGTCGTAGATGCGGGCGATTGTCTGTTCGATGAGGGCGGTGAACAGCGGGCGGAGGCGGGCTTGTTCGTGGAGAGGTCCGCAGATGTAGAGGGTGTGGTTGCCTCCGTCGAGGAGCCGGTCCGGGTCGATGGCCGGTTGGCGGTTGGTGGTGGCGAGGACGCCGGGGTCGGCGAAGGCGGCGAGCACCGTCTCGGCGGTGGTATAGGCGGAGGAGCGGGAGCGGTCTTCTCGGTTGATCGTGGCGGCGAATGCTTGGACGGCGTCGACGCTGCGGGCTTTGTGCAGGGCCTTGATCGGTTCCTGCTCGTCTTGGAGGTCAACCCAGCGGAGGACATCGGCCATGGTGGCCCCGCTGGTGGCGGCGGCGTAGAGGAGTGGGGCGAGGAGCTTCTGAGCGACGGCGTACCAGAAGTCTGAGTCTTGGAGTCCGCCTCGCTCTCCGGCGCGGGCTGTGGAGGCGAGCCATGCGGCCATCCGTAGGGCGCCTTGCCAGTCGGTGCAGGTATGGAGTGGTGACCATCCTGCGGTCGGTTCACCTGTGGAGGCGACGGGGTCGAAGACGTAGGTGTCTCCGATGGTTCGGCGGTGGTCGATGGTGTGTTCGAGGAGGTCGCCTTTGACGGAGGTGGCGATGACCGGTCCGTCCCATTCGAGGAGGGCGGGGATGGCGAAGCCGGTGGTTTTGCCGGTGCCGGCTGGTCCGATGACGGCGACGGAGTGTTGGGCTTCGGTGGCGATGAGGCGCCGGTGGACGGTGCCGAGGGTGAGCCGTCCGGGTTGGGGCTTGCGGATGAGGAGGGGTTTGAGGTCGCGTGGTTTGGCCCAACGCGCCGAACCAGACTCGGCCTCTGTCTGGCGCTGGTGCCAGCGGTAGCCGAATGTGGCGACGGCGAGGAGCGCAAGGGTGATGACCGTGAGGGTGGTGTAGTAGGCGAGAGGTCCGGGGAGGAGGCTCCGTGCCGGTGCCGGCCAGGCATTCGCGGGATCGGTGGGGTCGACGATCAGTTGCCAGAGAACGATCGGGCTGTCGAACAGCGGTGTGGGGAGCCAGGTGCCCTGCCAGAGGCGGGCCGCAACCTGGCCGGCGCTCCACACGAGCGTACAAGCGGCAACCAGGACGCTGGCGGCGACGGTGAGGAGCTTCTCGGCGTCTGGTTGGGTCGCGGGCGGGGTCACAGTCCGATGCCTCGCTGCCGGTCGTGGCGCCGTTGTTCTCTGTCGAGGCTGCGGAGGCGGGGTAGCTGGCAGGCGCCGCAGCGGCAGGCCCGTGGGGTGGGTTGGGTCCAGCCGTCGGGCCAGTAGGGGATGGTGGTGACGCAGCTGGTGCAGAGGGCGTGGCTGCCGAGGAGGGGGATGAGGGTGTATTCGCCGTTGACGGGGATCTGGTTGTTGCAGAAGTCGCAGATCCAGAGGCTGTTGTCGTTGGGGACGCTGGTGATGACGACCACGCCGAGTCGTTCCATCTCTGCTCGGAGGTTGGCTTCTGCGGCGACGCGTCTTCGGTACGCCTCACGATGAGCGACCGGCCGGACGACGAACCGCAGCTCCCCACGACACGGCGCACAGAGGCCTTGGGCGTCGACCTGGGTCTCGTTGTCGCAGCTGACGCACGGTTGGGTGCTCATCGTTGCACTCCCAGGTCGTGGGCCCGGTGACGCCCGTGGGTGGTGATCTCGGCGAGGAGGAGCAGCCCGGCGACTTGGTCGTCGACGGCGAGGCCGTCCCATTCGTCGAGGATGGTGTGGGCGAAGGCGGCGAGATGGTGGTCGGAGCGGTCGACCGCCTGGGCGATGCTGTGACGCTCGCCCTCATCGAGGCGCACTCGGGGGCCGTCTGGGCCGGGGCTGGCGAGGGTGGCGAAGGCGTCTGCGATACGCTGCCGGGTGAGGATCTCCTCGATCGATGGTTGAGGGCTTGCGGGCATGGGCGGCTCCTTTCAGTGGGTGCAGCCGGTGGTGGGGGCGGTGACCGGGCTCAGCCCGATGCCGCTCCACCAGGCTTCGAGAAGTTGTTGTGGGCAGACGAGAGTTCCGGCGGGGTTGCGGATCTGGAAGTGGAGGTGGGGGCCTTCGGCGTTGCCGGTGGCACCGGAGGTCATGATCAGCTGCCCGGCGGCAACCTCGACTCCGGTCTCGACGGTGAGCTGGGTGCCGTGGCAGTAGGTGTAGCGGTGGTTGTCCGCTCCGGTGATGGTGACTCCCCACCCGCATTTGCAGGTGGGGCACGGCTGGTAGACGTTGGTGACGGTGCCGGGGTGGACGGCGTAGACGGGGGTGCCTTCGGGGGCTGCCAGGTCGGAGGCGGGGTAGTCGTGGTGGCTGGCCCGGATTTGATCGAGGGTGACGGTGTCGTGGGGGAGGGGGAAGGCGTAGAGGCCGTCGGCGGTGACCGTGCCGTCGGTGAGGGTGAAGGCGCGGTAGTAGTCGATCCAGCCCGTGACGGTGGTGACGTAAACGTCGGAGTTGTTGTAGCGGTGGAGCGCCGCTGCGAGATCGGCCTGTTCTGTGTAGTCGCCGGGGGCGGTGAGACAGAGGTGGGCGACGGTGGCAAGCGCGGCGTCGTACACGTTCTGCGGGTCAGCGATGCCGTCGCGGTTGGCGTCCTGTCCGTAGGCGCGCCACGAGTCGGGGAGGAACTGGGCGGGCCCGACGGCACGGTCCCAGGTCGCATCGCCATCGAGCAGTCCGCCGTCGCTGTCGGGGATGACGGCGGTGCCGGGGACAGATCCGTCGAGGATCGGGCCGTACAGCGGTGGGGTGACGTCTCCGGTCTGGGTGATGGTGCGGCCGCCGGTGGTGGCGTGGCCGGATTCGACTTTCCAGATACTGGCGATGATCGGCCAATCCACCACGCAATCAGCCGCGATCGTCGAGGCGTTGGTTTCGGCCGAAAGGTAGGCGGAGAACACGACCGGGGGGATACCGATCGCTCCACTGGCCGCAGCGGCGGGGGCACCGGCA from Acidimicrobiia bacterium harbors:
- a CDS encoding IS1182 family transposase — its product is MLGTTDRQGSLLGVESLLAPLFEGDDSSFYARMAAHGDGLVRDEDFADCYSMGMGRPSIPPALLMKTVLLQVRDDVSDREAARRAAKDLDWKRALGVEADQVPFHHTTLAVFRSRLLLNDADERVLRATLVHAVEAGLFPKRVLAIADSTGVMGAAAVSDTYSLLRQAIAKLGSAASDRLAKRLRRAIDRVCVNKAGIDWADADARRTHLGELVEVARAVLAATAGVDDLAEARDLLERIVDQDIEEAPDDGGGPGIRRGVARDRIVSVVDPDMRHGRKSPSKRVDGYKAHLLTDHDTELVLAVGVTGANAPDGPEAAPMVATAQAAGVPVREMLGDTAYGDGDTRVAAEEIGVKVTAKTQPPASTGKFVKTDFVVDPDTPSATCPAGHATTRHSWSTDHKGRRVMVMKFAPDLCDACPLRQRCTTNSNGRSITLNFHEARLQAARAEQARPSTRRKLRRRALVERKLAEGKRHGMGKARYRGTRKVLLQQRVTAGLLNMKRLFALLDEPGRLQHA
- a CDS encoding type IV secretory system conjugative DNA transfer family protein — protein: MTPPATQPDAEKLLTVAASVLVAACTLVWSAGQVAARLWQGTWLPTPLFDSPIVLWQLIVDPTDPANAWPAPARSLLPGPLAYYTTLTVITLALLAVATFGYRWHQRQTEAESGSARWAKPRDLKPLLIRKPQPGRLTLGTVHRRLIATEAQHSVAVIGPAGTGKTTGFAIPALLEWDGPVIATSVKGDLLEHTIDHRRTIGDTYVFDPVASTGEPTAGWSPLHTCTDWQGALRMAAWLASTARAGERGGLQDSDFWYAVAQKLLAPLLYAAATSGATMADVLRWVDLQDEQEPIKALHKARSVDAVQAFAATINREDRSRSSAYTTAETVLAAFADPGVLATTNRQPAIDPDRLLDGGNHTLYICGPLHEQARLRPLFTALIEQTIARIYDRANRTTDRLQKPLLLAIDEAANIAPLPDLAQIASTARGVGIQLVTIWQDFAQIQARYGTFAQTVINNHRAKVVLAGISDTPTLDYISRLIGDEQVTEESRSRSPDGKTSTTESTRHRPLAPTADLRRADTGTGVLVYGNLHPARIDLRVPSHQRAWFGGLQARLSGGSGFQ
- a CDS encoding peptidoglycan DD-metalloendopeptidase family protein, yielding MSWQLLTKAAGQLAKKRIADTLTEGSGPRWWRLVLVIAVATSPLTLVLAIVLLGAVAFGAGAPAAAASGAIGIPPVVFSAYLSAETNASTIAADCVVDWPIIASIWKVESGHATTGGRTITQTGDVTPPLYGPILDGSVPGTAVIPDSDGGLLDGDATWDRAVGPAQFLPDSWRAYGQDANRDGIADPQNVYDAALATVAHLCLTAPGDYTEQADLAAALHRYNNSDVYVTTVTGWIDYYRAFTLTDGTVTADGLYAFPLPHDTVTLDQIRASHHDYPASDLAAPEGTPVYAVHPGTVTNVYQPCPTCKCGWGVTITGADNHRYTYCHGTQLTVETGVEVAAGQLIMTSGATGNAEGPHLHFQIRNPAGTLVCPQQLLEAWWSGIGLSPVTAPTTGCTH